Proteins co-encoded in one Pocillopora verrucosa isolate sample1 chromosome 1, ASM3666991v2, whole genome shotgun sequence genomic window:
- the LOC131768456 gene encoding uncharacterized protein isoform X3, which translates to MISFIEKGFLSALLVCLMQNGVIEGVQRGKIDMQVRNGDLTCQYVSFSSKFSGNGTPVRVFASINHGNKSSGVHDLAFIWIEDVTTSRFKTCLVQSGKNLESNSTMIDWFAFQGSQTGVSHGQAIFSFFTTGSQCNRVKFTQPFTMIPKIHVTVQHGTLNQAQDAMNIWIANVSTNHFEVCLQESTTFDGLHDKLSVNWMAYEHCPLSWEAKESSAVSFSENEVPSTRDSYALCKNVTFSIPFYSAPLLLTTVINGDGNNANNACSVKGPIITWLEEVTTSYFRVCIKDSAGYDGQRSKVLVDYLLFGDLDPCSNASCKYHSHCVSLSPNQFTCACEGSCPSYEEQVCASNGRTFTNLCLLKQEICRTRGNYTKYHPGSCIGFPLQKGRHQFGNVPSWAEDQCEVIQFKPFIFYPDQKIYVQLTVNHVNYSDSTVVHEATTPWVESVNSTQFTACVTRAGRNDYPSDSFATVDWVAYQGAPSGGVAGEKWFSRWWTGTSCQKVTFAKGKFSQPPTIFATAEHHRFRLKHDATSLWMEDVSVNSFKICLRELQNFAGVHDDISVNWLAFESLHRPLFSEHSDVNFQNNLSPSEIYNFAFCKDVSFKRSYEKSPTVLVTAKHSIKGGKVAAECNGIVSWIEFITPSRFRICVKELFIQHYDPLLVSYAVLSDVCEEKWKYFNGYCYRKVSSCDSWTNSQGTCAALGANLPSIHSQEENVYVQSLHGGEHSWLGLSDINTEGKFVWSDGTSYDFHYWAEHQPNNFHDEDCIHTLGFLQDHRYEWNDVNCSDCHRFTCKKDFNECNDFFNDCPVNTSCVNSDGSYACRCPIGFRLEGKNCSDVDECSSGSFSCHAKAKCVNTPGSYSCICSAGYKGDGKINCNIPTNCAGLYKSGKITSGVYTIDPDGSGAFDVYCDQTTAGGGWVVFQKRQDGSVNFYRGWIDYKNGFGNLNGEFWLGLDKIHRLTKTKNKLRVDLMDTTGSTAYAEYNMFSVSSERTKYKLSLGTYSGSNCFSCLHSASLANEGISHSGPLCK; encoded by the exons ATGATATCCTTCATAGAAAAAGGATTTCTTTCCGCGCTTTTGGTGTGCTTGATGCAAAACGGCGTCATCGaag GCGTTCAGAGGGGTAAGATTGACATGCAGGTGAGAAATGGTGACCTAACTTGCCAGTACGTGTCATTCAGCAGCAAATTCTCAGGAAATGGAACTCCCGTCAGAGTATTTGCTTCAATTAATCATGGAAATAAATCATCAGGGGTCCATGATTTAGCTTTCATTTGGATCGAAGATGTTACAACGAGCCGTTTCAAGACCTGTCTCGTACAAAGTGGCAAAAACTTAGAAAGTAACAGCACTATGATTGATTGGTTTGCATTCCAAGGATCACAAACGGGAGTATCTCATGGCCAAgctatttttagttttttcacaACTGGATCACAATGCAATCGGGTTAAATTCACTCAG cCGTTTACAATGATACCCAAAATTCACGTGACAGTACAGCATGGTACCCTAAACCAAGCTCAGGACGCCATGAATATTTGGATTGCAAACGTCTCCACGAATCATTTTGAAGTTTGTCTACAGGAATCGACGACATTCGACGGCCTTCACGATAAACTCTCAGTG aaCTGGATGGCCTACGAACATTGCCCACTATCCTGGGAGGCAAAGGAGTCCTCAGCCGTAAGTTTTTCCGAAAACGAGGTACCATCTACAAGAGACAGTTACGCCTTGTGTAAG AATGTCACTTTTTCGATTCCATTTTACTCTGCACCTTTGTTACTTACAACTGTCATCAATGGTGACGGTAACAATGCAAACAACGCTTGCTCAGTGAAAGGGCCTATAATCACTTGGCTGGAG gaAGTGACTACCTCTTACTTTCGAGTGTGTATAAAGGATAGTGCCGGATATGATGGTCAGAGAAGCAAAGTACTTGTTGATTATTTGCTTTTCGGAG ATCTCGATCCTTGTTCGAATGCAAGTTGCAAGTATCACAGCCATTGTGTATCCTTGTCTCCGAACCAATTTACTTGTGCTTGCGAAGGCAGTTGTCCATCGTATGAGGAACAGGTCTGCGCATCTAACGGTCGCACATTTACCAACTTGTGCCTTCTCAAGCAAGAAATTTGTAGAACACGTGGGAATTACACTAAGTATCATCCTGGAAGCTGTATAG GTTTCCCTCTTCAGAAAGGAAGACATCAATTCGGGAACGTTCCTTCTTGGGCAGAAGACCAGTGTGAGGTCATCCAGTTTAAACCTTTCATATTTTACCCTGACCAGAAAATATACGTTCAACTTACTGTCAATCATGTGAACTATAGTGACTCCACTGTGGTACATGAAGCCACAACACCCTGGGTTGAGAGTGTCAACAGCACTCAGTTCACAGCTTGTGTCACTCGAGCTGGGAGGAATGATTACCCCTCGGATAGCTTTGCCACAGTTGATTGGGTCGCTTATCAGGGTGCTCCGTCTGGGGGAGTGGCAGGCGAGAAATGGTTCTCGAGATGGTGGACTGGAACTAGCTGTCAAAAGGTCACCTTTGCCAAG ggaaaattttctcaGCCACCGACGATTTTTGCAACAGCCGAGCACCACAGATTCCGCCTTAAGCACGATGCCACCAGTTTGTGGATGGAAGATGTCTCCGTAAATTCCTTCAAGATTTGTCTTCGTGAGCTGCAGAATTTTGCAGGGGTACATGACGACATATCGGTG aactGGCTTGCGTTCGAGTCCCTTCACAGACCATTGTTTTCAGAACACAGTGATGTAAACTTTCAGAATAACCTTTCGCCATCAGAGATTTATAATTTTGCCTTCTGTAAG GACGTGAGTTTCAAGCGAAGCTACGAAAAATCACCAACGGTGTTGGTAACAGCCAAACATTCTATCAAAGGAGGAAAGGTAGCCGCAGAGTGCAATGGAATTGTGAGCTGGATTGAG tttatcaCCCCCTCTAGATTCCGCATTTGCGTGAAGGAACTGTTCATCCAGCATTACGATCCGTTGTTGGTATCCTATGCAGTGCTATCAG ATGTTTGTGAGGAGAAATGGAAGTATTTCAATGGATATTGTTACAGGAAAGTATCTTCTTGTGATTCGTGGACCAACAGCCAGGGTACATGCGCAGCCCTGGGGGCTAATCTTCCCAGTATCCACAGTCAAGAAGAGAATGTTTATGTTCAAAGTCTACATGGCGGGGAGCATTCTTGGCTGGGGCTCTCTGATATAAATACTGAAGGGAAATTTGTGTGGAGCGATGGAACATCGTATGACTTCCATTACTGGGCGGAACACCAGCCAAACAACTTTCACGATGAGGACTGTATTCATACGCTTGGTTTCCTTCAAGATCATCGATACGAATGGAACGATGTTAACTGCAGTGACTGTCACAGATTCACTTGTAAGAAAG ACTTCAACGAATGTAACGATTTCTTCAACGATTGTCCGGTGAATACCTCTTGTGTGAATAGTGATGGTTCATACGCATGTCGATGTCCTATTGGTTTTCGTCTAGAGGGGAAAAATTGCTCAG aTGTAGACGAATGCAGTTCAGGGTCATTTTCCTGCCATGCAAAAGCTAAGTGTGTCAATACTCCTGGTTCCTACTCTTGCATATGTTCAGCAGGATACAAAGGAGATGGAAAGATAAATTGTAACATACCAA CTAACTGTGCAGGGCTGTACAAATCTGGTAAAATAACCAGCGGTGTTTATACAATCGACCCTGATGGCTCTGGTGCCTTTGATGTATActgtgaccaaacaacagccgGTGGGGGTTGGGTAGTGTTTCAAAAAAGACAGGATGGCTCGGTAAATTTCTACCGCGGCTGGATCGACTACAAGAATGGCTTTGGTAATCTGAATGGTGAGTTTTGGCTGGGACTGGATAAGATTCACCgccttacaaaaacaaagaataagcTACGGGTAGATCTGATGGACACCACAGGCAGCACTGCTTACGCGGAGTACAACATGTTTTCAGTTAGCAGTGAGAGGACTAAGTACAAGCTTAGCCTTGGGACCTACTCAG GCAGCAACTGCTTCAGTTGCCTTCACTCAGCTAGCCTGGCTAATGAAGGGATTTCGCATTCCGGCCCGCTCTGTAAGTAA